GCTGCTGGCCGCTTCCGACAAGCCTTCCGAGTCAGCCATGCCCACGGATGAGCAACTGGCCGCGGGCCTGCGGCCTCTCCACCGCACCCCGGCCCGGGTGGACTGAGTGCGCCGCGCCTTCGCGCACACGATTCCGTGCTATAATCAAATCCAGAGCCGATATCCGCATTGAGCTTAGGAAGGGACCGTATGCCGCGTTACCGGCGCCTCAGTGCGCTGCTGCTGCTTCTGCTGCCCATGGCCTTCATCGCTCCTGCCCGTTCCCAGGGCAACTCAACGCCGGTCTACCTGCCGTTCCTCGGTCGCCCGCCCGTCGTCAGCGTAACCTTTGCCGCCAATTTTAACCGGGACACCGGTGAACTGATTGACCCCGGAACCGAATTTGCCAGCGGGATTGATCTGCTCTATGTGTTGGTGCAGTTGCAGGGGTACGCCGGGCGCCTGGCGCGGCTCGACTTCACCTTCCCTGACGGCCAGACGCTCACGGGCAGCAGCCGGACCGTCACGGGCAACGACTTCCGCTTCACCACCGCCTATTGCCTCACGACCGCTTTTACATGCGATAGCGGACGGGTCGCCTTGCCCACCGGCAATTATACGGCGCGGGTGTTTGTTGACGGGCGACAGGTGTTCGAGGCCGTGGCGACCATCCGTTGATGCGCGCGGGCCAGGCCGGTTGCGCTCTGGTCATGCCGCTTCTCGCGCAGCTTTCCCACACAACACGGGAACACATCAATCTTCCTGGGAGGGCGGCGCCCTCCCAGATGTATCTCTCCGGCGGGCCAGCGCAAAGGGGAGATACAGTGTCGCCGCCCTTTCCTCGCCGGTCCTTACGTCGCCCGGCGCTGCTCAACAACAGCAAAGACGCCGCGCCAGCCGCCCAGGATCGCCAGCGCTACGAGAAACGTAATGACGTAAAATGACATGGGGCTGAAGCGCCCGATCATCAGCGCGCGGAAGACCGCGCCGAGGAGCAACCCGCCCGTCCAGCCAATCAGCGTGGCGAGCGCCATGGCGCCCGGCCCTCGCGTGCGAGCCGGAGTGTAGGCCCCGGCCAGGGTCGCGGCGATCAGCCAGCCGAGGATGAAAGGCGCGGCCGTGCGCGCCACCTCCAGGATGGCCCCTGGACCCGCCGCTTCGCCGTGGCTGCGCCGCCCAATCGCTGCGAAAAGCAGCAGGGCGAGGACATCGCCCGCTACAAGGATCGCGGTGCGTCTGGCTAAGGCGCGCACCTCAGGTGAATGTGTCGCCATGCTGCGGCTCCCTTCTGTGGCAGGACGCCTCCTATTATACGCCGTGGCGCAACCCGTAGCGCAACCCTGAGGGTTGCGCTAACAGGTCGCGGGCGCCGCACGGGAACAGAGTATGCCTCGCATCATCCACTGGTTTCGCCGCGATCTGCGCCTCGGCGACAACGCCGCCCTGACGGCCGCGGCCCGCGCCAGCGGCGGCGCGGTGCTCCCGGTCTTTATCCTCGACGAGGCCATCCTCTTCGGGCGCTTCGCCAGCCCCGGGCGCACCGCCTGGCTGCTCGAGAACCTGCGCACCCTCGACGCCGCGTTGCGCGCCCGGGGCCTGCGCCTCATCGTGCGCCGCGGCGATCCGCTGCGGGAGCTGCTCGCGCTGGCCCGCGAGAGCGGCGCCGCCGGGGTGTACTGGAACCGCGACTACACCCCTTATGCCATCCGGCGCGACACTGCCGTCAAACAGGCCCTCCGAGCGAGCGGCCTGGCCGCGCACAGCTTCAAAGACGCCGTAATCTTCGAGATGGACGAGGTGCAGACGGACGCGGGGACGCCCTACAGCGTCTACACGCCCTACGCGCGCCGCTGGCGCCAGCGCCTGGCGGCCGAGGGCTGCCGCACCTATCCTCCGCCAGACCTGATCCCCGGCGAGCCATGGCCCGCCAGTCTCCCCATTCCCGCCCTGGCGGACCTGGGGCTGCGCTATGACCTGCCGCTGCCTCCCGCGGGCGAAGCGGCGGCCCTGGAACGTCTGGCCGCGTTCGCGGACCTCCGGCGCCAGCCGGGCATCACTTCCTACGCCGAACAACGCAACTATCCGGGCATTGACGGCACCTCCCGCCTGTCGCCGTATCTGCGCCTGGGGGTCCTCGGCATCCGCACCGCCCTGCGCGCGGCGCTCGACCTTGAGGGGGCGGCGGCGCTCACGCCTGCGGCCCGCGACTCGCTCGAAAGCTGGATCGGCGAACTGGCGTGGCGCGATTTCTACGTGCAGGTGCTGTACCACTTTCCGCATGCGCTGCGCGGCGCCTTCAAGCGCGAGTACGACGCCCTGGAGTGGGAGAACGACCCGGCCCTGCTCGCCGCCTGGCAGGAGGGCCGCACCGGCTACCCCATCGTGGACGCGGCCATGCGTCAGTTGCGCCAGGAGGGCTGGATGCACAACCGCGCGCGCATGATCGTCGCCTCCTTTCTCACCAAGGACCTGCTGGTAGACTGGCGCGAGGGCGAGCGCCACTTTATGCGCCTGTTGCTCGACGGCGACCCGGCGGCCAACAACGGGGGCTGGCAGTGGGCCGCGGGCACCGGCACCGATGCCCAGCCCTACTTCCGCATCTTCAACCCGGTCAGCCAGGGGCAGAAGTTCGACCCCGAGGGGGCCTACGTGCGCCGCTACGTGCCCGAACTGGCCGCCGTGCCCGTCAGGTACATTCACACGCCCCACCTGCTGCCCCCCGCGGAGCAGATCCGCGCCGGCGTACGCCTCGGACGCGACTACCCGCTGCCGATTGTTGATCACCAGACGCGCCGGGCCATGGCCTTGAACCTGTATAGAAAGGTGAAAGGCAAAGAGTAAACCTCCCTTCCGCCAGAATTGCAACTCCACGACGCGCGAAGCGCCGATGATCGGCTATACTGTGGCGAGGCGCCAGGCGGCTGAACGGAAAAGGCAAGCTATGAGCAGCGCAGCATCCACCGAGGAACTGCAGCGTGACTATCTCAACGCGCTGCTGGCGGGGAGTGGTCGCGCCGCCGACAGGGTAGTTCAACGCGCCCTCGACGCTGGCTTTACGCCGCAGCGCGTTTACCTCGACCTCTTCCAGCCCACGGCCTACGCCATCGGGCGGCTCTGGCAGCGCAACCGCGTGAGCGTCGCCCAGGAGCACCTGGCCACGGCGATCATCGAGCGGCAGATGGGCGAGCTGCATCCCCTCTTTCGCCCCCGGCAGCAACGCGGGCGCACCGTAGTCATTGGCTGCGTGCCCGACGAGTGGCACCGCGTCGGCGCGCGCATGGTCGCCGATTTCTTTGAAGCCGAGGGCTGGACGGTTCACTACCTCGGGGCTGCCGTACCTGTGCGCGACCTGGTGGCGATGGTCCGCGACAGCCAGGCCGACCTGGTAGGCGTCTCCGCGCAGATGCTCTTCAACCTGCCGCGGGTGCAGGAACTGGTGCGCGCCCTCGACGCCGCCGGTCTGGCCGGGATTCCGGTGATTGCCGGCGGCATGCCCTTCACCGAGCAGCCCGAACTGGCCCCGGCGCTCAACGTGCGCGGCAGCGGCGCCGATGCGGCGGCGGCCCTGCGGGTGGCCGAGGAGGTGCTGACCAGCGCCTCGCCTCCACCCGCGCCTCTGTCGCCCGACACCACGGCGCTTACCCTCGAACGGCTGCGCGAACGCATCGTGGCTGCGGCCACGGCGCGTTGCCTGGCCGATGGCGACAGCGATGAAGATGTCATCCGCGCCGGTTTCCACATCACCACCCGTATGCTCGCCGCAGCTATCGCCGCTGGCACTCCCGCGCCCCTTGACGCTCAGGTGGCCTGGGTCAACGAACGGCAACCCCACGATGGCGTCGCGCCCACGCAGATCCTCGCCCGCCTTTCTCGGTACGCGGCCACCCTGCGCGACCTCCTCCCCGGCCCCGAAGGCGCAACCGCCGGGCGCTACGCCGATTATCTCATCACCCTCCAGCGGCGCGCGCTGATCCCCGTCAGCGGCGCTTAGCGCCCGTGGGTGCAACTCTCCGGGTTGCGCCGCAATACGGTTGCCGAACCATCTGACTCGTGCTACCATACGCCAAAGAAGCGCAAGCAGCCAGCTCGGAAAGCGTGGACCCCGCGTCCACGCTCTCTTCATACCGTATGAACATTGATGAACTGCTGACCCGCGGGGTCGCCGAGGTCATCGTTGAGTCGGAACTGCGTCAGCGCCTCGCCGAAGGCGTGCCCTTGCGCCTCAAGCAGGGCTTTGATCCGACAAAGCCCGACATGCACATCGGCCATGCCGTTGGCTTGCGCAAGCTCCGGCAGTTCCAGGAACTTGGGCATCAGGTGGTGCTCATCATCGGCGACTGGACCGCACAGATCGGTGATCCGTCAGGCCGTGATGAGACCCGCCCGCGTCTCAGCGCCGCCGAGGTGCGCGCTAATGCCGAGACCTACATGGAGCAGTTCTTCCGTGTGGTTGATCGGCAGCGCACCGAGGTGCGCTGGCAGAGCGAGTGGTTCGGGAGCTTCACCCTGGAGCACGCCCTCGACCTGGCCGGGCGCTTCACCCTGGCGCAGATGCTCGCCCACGAGACCTTCCGCCGCCGCTATGAGTCCGGGGCGGGTCTGACCATCCTGGAGTTGATGTACCCGATGCTTCAGGGCTACGACTCGGTGGCGATCCGCGCCGATGTGGAGTTTGGCGGCACTGATCAGAAGTTTAATATTCTGGCCGGGCGCGAGTTGATGGCCCAGCTCGGCATGCGTCCGCAGCAGGTGGTTCTCGTTCCGCTCATCCCCGGCACCGACGGGCGCAAGATGAGCAAGACCTTCCTCAACACGATTGACATTCGCACGCCGCCCGCCGAGATGTACGGCCGGGTCATGTCAATGTCCGATGCGGTGCTCCCTCTGTACTTTGAGGTCTTCACCGATGTGCCGCTAACGGAACTGGCCGAGATGCGCCAGGCCCTGGCGGAAGGCCTGGCCAATCCGCGCGATCTGAAGGCGCGCATCGCGTATGAGATCGTCGCCCAGTTCCATGGCCCCGCCGCGGCCCAGGAGGCCGAGGCGGCCTTCGTCCGGCAGTTCGTGCAGCGCGAAGCACCCGCGGAGATGCCTGAGCACCCGCTGCTCGCCCCGACCCCGCTTGTTGATCTGATGGTCGCCGCCGGGCTGGCAGCCTCGAAGAGCGAGGCGCGACGTCTGATTGACGGTGGCGGCGTCAGGGTGAATGGCGAGCGCATTGAGGGCTATGACCGGGTGCTCCAGCCCGGCGCCAATGCGGTCGTGCAGGTTGGCCGGCGCAAGTTTGTACGCGTGGTGTAATGCTGATCCGGTAGGCTAGAAGAGGAAACCGGGTTTCCTCTTTCCTCCTTACAACCGGTCTCAGGATACGAGGCAACCTGGTTTCCCAGGTGGGCGCGTTCTTGCCGATTGCGTCCACCCGCCAGCAAGAGGCTGGGGAAGTCCGGTTTCCCCCATGTTCGCACCGGTTCTGTGTGGCGCAGCCGCGTGTTAAGAGAGAAATGATCATGAATACGCCCGAGGACGTGCACCTCGCGCCGCTGGACCCGGCCGATATTCCGCACCTGACGCGGTTGATGGCCGCGACCTTCGATGCGGACGTGCCATCCTTTGACGAGGTGAGCCCCGAGTTGCTCCAGTGTTACTATACCGACGACCTGTTCCAGAAGTGGCCGCCTGGCTGCATTGACGCGGAGCGCTTCAGCGTGGCAGTGGGGAATACTCTGGTCGGGGCGGCGGTGATCTGGCACTACCCCGACCGTACCAGCGTGCTGGGGTTGCTGTTCGTTACACCCGAATACCAGGGGTATGGCATCGGCGCCTACGTCTGGCGCTTCCTGGAGGAGCGCTGCGAGGACACTGCCCGCTGGCTCGTCGCGGCCCCGGGGTGGTCGAGCAATACGCAGCGCTTCTACCGCTACACCTGCGGGTTTACCCCGGTGCGCTCCGAGGGCGCGTACATGATCCTGGAGAAAACGATCCGGCGCTAAACCGGCCTCAATCGCCCTTGATCTGCCGGGAAAGGTCGCGGACATTACTGGCCCATCCGTCAAGCATGTTGCTCAACCCGGCAAACAACCCCGGCATCTGGCGCCGTTCCGCCCGCGCATGGGGCATCGTGTACACCGGCGGGCGTCGGGTGTCGGCAGACGGCGCGCTGGCGCGCTGGTCAGCCGGCCGGGCTTCCTCAGAGAGCGGCGGCAGGCCGGGCATGGCCAGGTCAATCACCGGCGGCAGCCCGCGCGACGAACGCAGGTAATCGAGGGCCTCGACCTCGTTGCCAAATAGCCCGATTCCACTGACCAGCTTCACCAGCGGCGCGAAGAGCAACAGGTGGTGCTCGCTCACGACGAAGGCCAGGTGCCCCAGCCGGGGATGGTGCGCGACTTGCTCCATTCGCCGACGCGCCGAGGGGCTGGCCCCGCTGATCCGCCGGCCATCAACCAGCAGATCGGTCGGCTGCGTGCACGTGTCGAACAGCGTCCACAACTCGTTGAAGTAGGCGTTCGCCTGATCCGCGGCCATATGGCCTTCGACGACGACCCAGATGAGGTCCTCGCTATGACGGGTGATCCGGTAGGGCATCAGCACACTCCTCCCCAGCTAATCGCCCCGCCTGCGCGAGACGAATGGGCCTGGACCAGGTGTGCCCATTATACAGACTCATTCTCTATATGTCCATACATATATGCAAGAAACGACAGAGGAAATATGCTATACTGGCGCCGGTGCGCCAGGCCGGGAGCGCTCCGCCCTTTCTGTTGGAACCACGTCCGGGGTGGCGTTCCGAGCGTGACATCCGGCGCCAGGCCGGGAGCGCTCCGCCCTTTCTGTTGGAACCCTGCCCGGATGCATCCCCTGGTCCTGCGAAGGACGCCATAAACGAAAATCCAACATCCGACATCCACCATCCCCCGGTAGCAGGCTATTGGCTATCGACTATCGGCTATCGGCTACTGTTTTCATCAGAGGAGGCCGTCATGATCTTCATCGTCGGCGGAACAGGAACCCTGGGGCAAACGCTGGTGCGCATGCTGCGCGAGCAGGGGCGTCCGGTGCGGGTGCTGGTGCGGCCCGGCTCGGTCGCCAAGGCCGAGCCGCTGCGCGCCCTCGGCGCCGAGCTGATCGGCGGCGACATCCGTGACCCCGGCAGCCTGGAGATCGGCTGCCGCGGCGCGACCCATGTGATCTGCGCCACCAGCGCCGGCGCCGACCGGCGCGATGAGTCGCGCCGGATGGCCGAATATCAGGGGCCGATCAATCTGCTGCGGGCCGCCGAACGCGCCGGGACGGTGCGGCAGTTTCTTTTTACCAGCACGCTCTTTCCACGCAACCCTGTCGGCTATAAGTTTGTCTGGGCCAAGCTGATGGCTGAAGAGGAGATCCAGCGCAGCGGCGTTCCCTATACCATCTTTCGCCCCTGCGGGCTGTTCTATGAGATCGTGCAGCGCGGCGAGCCAATCGTGAAGCGTTTCGGCTTCTTCCCCGTAATCGGCGCGCCCGGCAAGCGCACCCAGATGCTGGCGATGGTGGACGTGGCCCGCGCCTTCGTGAACGCGCTGGATAACCCTGAGGCGATCAACCGCATCTTTGAACTCGGCGGCCCGGAACATGCCACCTTTGAGGACATCGTCGCCACCTGGTCGCGGGTGTGGGGGCGCCCTATTCGCGTGATCCACGTGCCCGTCTGGATGATTAAAACCCTTGGCTTCGTCCTCAAGCCCTTCAATCCCTCGGCGCCGGGGATCATGGAGCTCCTCGAGTTCAGCTACGATGAGATGAGTTGCGATATGCGCGAGACCAGCCGCATCCTGCGTCTGGGCCAGATGCAGACCCTTGAGGAGTATTGCCGCGAGTACTACGCCAGCCAGGGCCGGGCC
This DNA window, taken from Chloroflexaceae bacterium, encodes the following:
- a CDS encoding STAS/SEC14 domain-containing protein, which produces MPYRITRHSEDLIWVVVEGHMAADQANAYFNELWTLFDTCTQPTDLLVDGRRISGASPSARRRMEQVAHHPRLGHLAFVVSEHHLLLFAPLVKLVSGIGLFGNEVEALDYLRSSRGLPPVIDLAMPGLPPLSEEARPADQRASAPSADTRRPPVYTMPHARAERRQMPGLFAGLSNMLDGWASNVRDLSRQIKGD
- a CDS encoding DUF3054 domain-containing protein: MATHSPEVRALARRTAILVAGDVLALLLFAAIGRRSHGEAAGPGAILEVARTAAPFILGWLIAATLAGAYTPARTRGPGAMALATLIGWTGGLLLGAVFRALMIGRFSPMSFYVITFLVALAILGGWRGVFAVVEQRRAT
- the tyrS gene encoding tyrosine--tRNA ligase, with protein sequence MNIDELLTRGVAEVIVESELRQRLAEGVPLRLKQGFDPTKPDMHIGHAVGLRKLRQFQELGHQVVLIIGDWTAQIGDPSGRDETRPRLSAAEVRANAETYMEQFFRVVDRQRTEVRWQSEWFGSFTLEHALDLAGRFTLAQMLAHETFRRRYESGAGLTILELMYPMLQGYDSVAIRADVEFGGTDQKFNILAGRELMAQLGMRPQQVVLVPLIPGTDGRKMSKTFLNTIDIRTPPAEMYGRVMSMSDAVLPLYFEVFTDVPLTELAEMRQALAEGLANPRDLKARIAYEIVAQFHGPAAAQEAEAAFVRQFVQREAPAEMPEHPLLAPTPLVDLMVAAGLAASKSEARRLIDGGGVRVNGERIEGYDRVLQPGANAVVQVGRRKFVRVV
- a CDS encoding DNA photolyase family protein; amino-acid sequence: MPRIIHWFRRDLRLGDNAALTAAARASGGAVLPVFILDEAILFGRFASPGRTAWLLENLRTLDAALRARGLRLIVRRGDPLRELLALARESGAAGVYWNRDYTPYAIRRDTAVKQALRASGLAAHSFKDAVIFEMDEVQTDAGTPYSVYTPYARRWRQRLAAEGCRTYPPPDLIPGEPWPASLPIPALADLGLRYDLPLPPAGEAAALERLAAFADLRRQPGITSYAEQRNYPGIDGTSRLSPYLRLGVLGIRTALRAALDLEGAAALTPAARDSLESWIGELAWRDFYVQVLYHFPHALRGAFKREYDALEWENDPALLAAWQEGRTGYPIVDAAMRQLRQEGWMHNRARMIVASFLTKDLLVDWREGERHFMRLLLDGDPAANNGGWQWAAGTGTDAQPYFRIFNPVSQGQKFDPEGAYVRRYVPELAAVPVRYIHTPHLLPPAEQIRAGVRLGRDYPLPIVDHQTRRAMALNLYRKVKGKE
- a CDS encoding GNAT family N-acetyltransferase, producing MNTPEDVHLAPLDPADIPHLTRLMAATFDADVPSFDEVSPELLQCYYTDDLFQKWPPGCIDAERFSVAVGNTLVGAAVIWHYPDRTSVLGLLFVTPEYQGYGIGAYVWRFLEERCEDTARWLVAAPGWSSNTQRFYRYTCGFTPVRSEGAYMILEKTIRR
- a CDS encoding SDR family oxidoreductase, translated to MIFIVGGTGTLGQTLVRMLREQGRPVRVLVRPGSVAKAEPLRALGAELIGGDIRDPGSLEIGCRGATHVICATSAGADRRDESRRMAEYQGPINLLRAAERAGTVRQFLFTSTLFPRNPVGYKFVWAKLMAEEEIQRSGVPYTIFRPCGLFYEIVQRGEPIVKRFGFFPVIGAPGKRTQMLAMVDVARAFVNALDNPEAINRIFELGGPEHATFEDIVATWSRVWGRPIRVIHVPVWMIKTLGFVLKPFNPSAPGIMELLEFSYDEMSCDMRETSRILRLGQMQTLEEYCREYYASQGRAVPVSA
- a CDS encoding cobalamin-dependent protein (Presence of a B(12) (cobalamin)-binding domain implies dependence on cobalamin itself, in one of its several forms, or in some unusual lineages, dependence on a cobalamin-like analog.), with product MSSAASTEELQRDYLNALLAGSGRAADRVVQRALDAGFTPQRVYLDLFQPTAYAIGRLWQRNRVSVAQEHLATAIIERQMGELHPLFRPRQQRGRTVVIGCVPDEWHRVGARMVADFFEAEGWTVHYLGAAVPVRDLVAMVRDSQADLVGVSAQMLFNLPRVQELVRALDAAGLAGIPVIAGGMPFTEQPELAPALNVRGSGADAAAALRVAEEVLTSASPPPAPLSPDTTALTLERLRERIVAAATARCLADGDSDEDVIRAGFHITTRMLAAAIAAGTPAPLDAQVAWVNERQPHDGVAPTQILARLSRYAATLRDLLPGPEGATAGRYADYLITLQRRALIPVSGA